One part of the Streptomyces lienomycini genome encodes these proteins:
- a CDS encoding cystathionine gamma-synthase: MSDRHISQHFETLAIHAGNTADPLTGAVVPPIYQVSTYKQDGVGGLRGGYEYSRSANPTRTALEENLAALEGGRRGLAFASGLAAEDCLLRTLLRPGDHVVIPNDAYGGTFRLFAKVATRWGVEWSVADTSDPAAVRAALTPKTKAVWVETPSNPLLGITDIAAVAQVARDAGARLVVDNTFATPYLQQPLALGADVVVHSLTKYMGGHSDVVGGALIVDDRELGEELAFHQNAMGAVAGPFDSWLVLRGTKTLAVRMDRHSENATKVADMLSRHARVTSVLYPGLPEHPGHEVAAKQMKAFGGMVSFRVEGGEQAAVAVCDRAKVFTLGESLGGVESLIEHPGRMTHASAAGSALEVPADLVRLSVGIENVDDLLADLQQALG, from the coding sequence ATGAGCGACAGGCACATCAGTCAGCACTTCGAGACGCTCGCGATTCACGCGGGCAACACCGCCGATCCCCTGACGGGCGCGGTCGTCCCGCCGATCTATCAGGTGTCCACCTACAAGCAGGACGGCGTCGGCGGGCTGCGCGGCGGCTACGAGTACAGCCGCAGCGCCAACCCCACCCGCACCGCCCTGGAGGAGAACCTCGCCGCCCTGGAGGGCGGACGGCGCGGCCTCGCCTTCGCGTCCGGACTGGCGGCCGAGGACTGCCTGTTGCGTACGCTGCTGCGCCCCGGCGACCACGTGGTGATCCCGAACGACGCGTACGGCGGCACCTTCCGCCTCTTCGCCAAGGTCGCCACCCGGTGGGGCGTCGAGTGGTCGGTGGCCGACACGAGCGACCCCGCCGCCGTGCGGGCCGCGCTCACCCCGAAGACCAAGGCGGTGTGGGTGGAGACGCCCTCCAACCCGCTGCTCGGCATCACCGACATCGCCGCCGTCGCCCAGGTCGCCCGGGACGCCGGAGCCCGGCTCGTCGTCGACAACACCTTCGCCACGCCGTACCTGCAGCAGCCGCTGGCGCTCGGCGCGGACGTCGTCGTGCACTCGCTCACCAAGTACATGGGCGGTCACTCGGACGTCGTCGGCGGCGCGCTGATCGTCGACGACCGGGAACTGGGCGAGGAACTGGCGTTCCACCAGAACGCCATGGGCGCGGTCGCCGGGCCCTTCGACTCCTGGCTGGTGCTGCGCGGCACCAAGACCCTCGCGGTGCGCATGGACCGGCACAGCGAGAACGCGACCAAGGTCGCCGACATGCTCTCCCGGCACGCGCGCGTGACGAGTGTGCTCTACCCGGGGCTGCCCGAGCACCCGGGGCACGAGGTCGCGGCCAAGCAGATGAAGGCGTTCGGCGGCATGGTGTCCTTCCGCGTCGAGGGCGGCGAACAGGCCGCCGTCGCGGTGTGCGACCGCGCGAAGGTCTTCACGCTCGGCGAGTCCCTCGGCGGTGTCGAGTCGCTGATCGAGCACCCGGGCCGGATGACGCACGCCTCCGCGGCGGGCTCCGCCCTGGAGGTGCCCGCGGACCTGGTGCGCCTGTCGGTCGGCATCGAGAACGTGGACGACCTGCTGGCGGACCTCCAGCAGGCGCTCGGCTAG
- a CDS encoding sigma factor-like helix-turn-helix DNA-binding protein, producing MRERHASHHVHRAREFEAFVAGAAGRLLHAATLLTAEAPDVNPRARRLLALSLAHTYACWDRLHGEDPYDRARQYLATRFAREAWHRYGVLGRARRPPAGPLGGLTPQERLILVLRLYEGVAEEQAAALLGLPVERVRTVCDRATTALLRPPAARARPVAAEAKAATP from the coding sequence GTGCGAGAACGGCATGCGTCCCACCACGTCCACCGGGCCCGCGAGTTCGAGGCGTTCGTCGCGGGCGCGGCGGGGCGCCTGCTGCATGCCGCCACCCTGCTCACCGCCGAGGCACCGGACGTCAACCCGCGCGCGCGGCGCCTGCTGGCGCTGAGTCTGGCCCACACGTACGCGTGCTGGGACCGGCTGCACGGGGAGGACCCGTACGACCGCGCCCGGCAGTACCTGGCCACCCGTTTCGCCCGCGAGGCCTGGCACCGGTACGGCGTCCTCGGCCGGGCCCGCCGGCCGCCCGCCGGCCCCTTGGGCGGGCTCACTCCGCAGGAACGCCTGATCCTGGTGCTGCGGTTGTACGAGGGGGTCGCCGAGGAACAGGCGGCGGCACTCCTCGGTCTGCCCGTGGAGCGGGTACGGACGGTCTGCGACCGGGCGACGACCGCCCTGCTGCGGCCGCCCGCCGCACGGGCCCGCCCGGTGGCGGCGGAGGCGAAGGCCGCGACGCCATGA
- a CDS encoding MarR family winged helix-turn-helix transcriptional regulator: MDMTTAGDTGLLETLQHEVALFARRAEQTRLGGVGQVRNSMDRAAYLLLNRLDKEGPMGVKALAASMGIDSSTVTRQVAPLVDTGLVKRTSHPEDGRAVVLQLSPRGVARLEEVRSSRRQLMAELTRDWAPEEREVFCALLTRFNGALSARTAPSGVSGVSGTDAPSGS, encoded by the coding sequence ATGGACATGACGACCGCCGGTGACACCGGTCTTCTCGAGACGCTCCAGCACGAGGTCGCGCTCTTCGCCCGCCGCGCCGAACAGACCCGGCTCGGCGGGGTGGGTCAGGTGCGCAACTCCATGGACCGCGCCGCGTACCTGCTGCTCAACCGCCTCGACAAAGAGGGCCCGATGGGCGTGAAGGCGCTCGCCGCGAGCATGGGGATCGACTCCTCGACCGTCACCCGGCAGGTGGCGCCGCTCGTCGACACCGGGCTCGTCAAGCGGACCTCCCACCCCGAGGACGGACGCGCGGTGGTCCTCCAGCTGTCCCCGCGCGGCGTGGCGCGGCTGGAGGAGGTCCGCTCCTCCCGGCGTCAGCTCATGGCCGAGCTGACCCGCGACTGGGCGCCGGAGGAGCGCGAGGTGTTCTGCGCGCTCCTCACCCGCTTCAACGGCGCCCTGTCCGCCCGTACGGCCCCGTCGGGCGTGTCGGGCGTGTCGGGCACGGATGCGCCGTCGGGTTCCTGA
- the ilvA gene encoding threonine ammonia-lyase: protein MSYSTASLVGPVTLDDVRGAQKMLSGVARVTAMEGSRHLSQLVGSPVHLKCENLQRTGSFKLRGAYVRIAGLLPEQRAAGVVAASAGNHAQGVALASSLLGVGSTVFMPKGAPLPKISATRDYGAEVRLHGQVVDETLAAAQEYAERTGAVFIHPFDHPDVIAGQGTVGLEVLEQCPEVRTVVVGIGGGGLAAGIAVAVKALRPDVRIVGVQAEGAAAYPPSLAAGRPVAVENPATMADGIKVGRPGDVPFRIVRELVDEVRTVSEDALSTALLLCLERAKLVVEPAGASPVAALLSEPDAFAGPVVAVLSGGNVDPVLMQGVLRHGMAAQGRYLAVRLRLTDRPGALATLLGVLSVVDANVLDVSHVRTHPRLGLTEAEVELHLETKGPEHCAEVGRALRESGYTVIA from the coding sequence ATGAGCTACAGCACGGCCTCCCTCGTCGGACCCGTCACCCTCGACGACGTGCGCGGCGCCCAGAAGATGCTCTCGGGCGTGGCACGGGTGACGGCGATGGAGGGCAGCAGGCACCTGTCCCAGCTGGTCGGCTCGCCGGTGCACCTCAAGTGCGAGAACCTCCAGCGGACGGGCTCGTTCAAGCTGCGCGGCGCCTATGTGCGCATCGCCGGGCTGCTGCCCGAGCAGCGGGCCGCCGGTGTGGTGGCGGCGAGCGCGGGCAACCACGCGCAGGGCGTGGCACTGGCGTCGTCGCTGCTCGGGGTGGGCTCGACGGTGTTCATGCCGAAGGGCGCCCCGCTGCCGAAGATCAGCGCGACCCGGGACTACGGCGCCGAGGTGCGGCTGCACGGACAGGTCGTCGACGAGACGCTGGCCGCCGCGCAGGAGTACGCGGAGCGGACCGGCGCCGTGTTCATCCACCCCTTCGACCACCCCGACGTCATCGCGGGCCAGGGCACGGTCGGGCTGGAGGTCCTGGAGCAGTGCCCCGAGGTGCGGACGGTCGTGGTCGGCATCGGCGGCGGCGGACTGGCGGCCGGGATCGCGGTCGCCGTGAAGGCGCTGCGGCCGGACGTGCGGATCGTGGGCGTGCAGGCGGAGGGCGCGGCGGCGTACCCGCCCTCGCTGGCCGCGGGGCGCCCGGTGGCCGTCGAGAACCCGGCGACGATGGCCGACGGCATCAAGGTGGGGCGGCCCGGTGACGTGCCGTTCCGGATCGTCCGCGAGCTGGTGGACGAGGTCCGCACGGTCTCCGAGGACGCGCTGTCCACCGCGCTGCTGTTGTGCCTGGAGCGGGCCAAGCTGGTCGTGGAGCCGGCCGGGGCGAGTCCGGTGGCGGCGCTGCTGAGCGAGCCGGACGCCTTCGCGGGGCCGGTGGTGGCGGTCCTGTCCGGCGGCAACGTCGACCCCGTGCTCATGCAGGGCGTGCTGCGGCACGGCATGGCCGCGCAGGGCCGCTATCTGGCGGTGCGGCTGCGGCTGACGGACCGGCCGGGCGCTCTGGCCACGCTGCTCGGGGTCCTGTCGGTGGTCGACGCCAACGTCCTCGACGTGAGTCACGTCCGCACCCATCCGCGGCTCGGGCTCACGGAGGCCGAGGTCGAACTGCACCTGGAGACGAAGGGCCCGGAGCACTGCGCCGAGGTCGGCCGTGCGCTGCGGGAGTCGGGGTACACCGTCATCGCCTGA
- a CDS encoding ATP-binding cassette domain-containing protein has protein sequence MPGAIYAEGLVKTFGDVRALDGVDLDVPEGTVLGLLGPNGAGKTTAVRCLTTLLRPDRGKAVVAGIDVLRQPNEVRRSIGLSGQFAAVDEYLTGRENLRMVGQLYQMKGKAAKARAGELLDQFHLADAADRPTKTYSGGMRRRLDLAAALVVSPPVMFMDEPTTGLDPRNRQELWEVIKQLVAGGTTLLLTTQYLEEADHLAHDIAVVDHGRVIARGSSDQLKARTGGERVEVVVHERGHMGTAADVLAGFGKGATTVEEHTRKLTVPVTGGAKLLAEVIRELDARGIEIDDIGLRRPTLDDVFLSLTGHVAEAEGEADESADETGHDQEKEAAT, from the coding sequence ATGCCAGGCGCCATCTATGCCGAAGGCCTGGTGAAGACCTTCGGCGACGTAAGGGCTCTGGACGGCGTCGACCTCGATGTCCCCGAAGGCACGGTCCTCGGCCTGCTCGGGCCGAACGGCGCGGGCAAGACCACCGCCGTCCGCTGCCTCACGACCCTGCTGCGCCCCGACCGCGGCAAGGCGGTCGTCGCGGGCATCGACGTCCTCAGGCAGCCCAACGAGGTGCGGCGTTCCATCGGCCTCTCCGGCCAGTTCGCGGCGGTCGACGAATACCTGACCGGCCGGGAGAACCTGCGGATGGTCGGCCAGCTCTACCAGATGAAGGGCAAGGCCGCGAAGGCCCGGGCCGGTGAGCTGCTCGACCAGTTCCATCTCGCGGACGCCGCCGACCGCCCCACCAAGACCTACTCCGGAGGCATGCGCCGCCGCCTCGACCTGGCTGCCGCCCTGGTCGTCTCCCCGCCCGTCATGTTCATGGACGAACCGACGACCGGCCTCGACCCGCGCAACCGGCAGGAGCTGTGGGAGGTCATCAAACAGCTGGTCGCCGGTGGTACGACCCTGCTGCTGACCACGCAGTACCTGGAGGAGGCCGACCACCTCGCCCACGACATCGCGGTCGTCGACCACGGCCGTGTCATCGCCCGCGGCAGCTCCGACCAGCTCAAGGCGCGCACCGGGGGAGAGCGCGTCGAGGTCGTGGTCCACGAGCGCGGCCACATGGGGACGGCCGCCGACGTCCTCGCCGGGTTCGGCAAGGGCGCGACCACGGTCGAGGAGCACACCCGCAAGCTGACCGTCCCCGTCACCGGCGGCGCGAAGCTGCTCGCCGAGGTCATCCGCGAACTCGACGCCCGCGGCATCGAGATCGACGACATCGGCCTGCGCCGCCCCACCCTCGACGACGTCTTCCTCTCCCTCACCGGCCACGTGGCCGAAGCCGAGGGCGAGGCGGACGAGTCGGCGGACGAGACCGGCCACGACCAGGAGAAGGAGGCCGCCACGTGA
- a CDS encoding ABC transporter permease, translated as MSAATDTAPVTASANPIGQSVRDSLVIARRNLIRMTRIPEMVLFGVIQPVMFVILFTYVFGGSMKIGNTTDADVYKDFLMAGIFAQTVTFATAGSAAGIADDMQKGLVDRFRSLPMARGAVLTGRTVADLVQTAITLLVLAAVALIVGWRTGTADPTNVGRILAGFGLLLLLGYAFTWIGALIGLAVRTPEAATSGGIIWLFPVTFVSNAFVDPTQMTPWLRHVAEWNPFSATVQACRELFGSPGVVQSDAWPMQHPVWASALWSVLIVAVFRTLAVRKYRSAGT; from the coding sequence GTGAGCGCCGCCACCGACACGGCGCCGGTCACGGCGTCCGCCAACCCCATCGGCCAGTCCGTCCGGGACTCGCTGGTCATCGCCCGCAGAAACCTGATCCGCATGACCAGGATCCCGGAGATGGTCCTCTTCGGGGTCATCCAGCCGGTGATGTTCGTGATCCTCTTCACCTACGTCTTCGGCGGCTCGATGAAGATCGGGAACACCACCGACGCGGACGTCTACAAGGACTTCCTGATGGCCGGCATCTTCGCGCAGACCGTCACCTTCGCCACCGCCGGATCGGCGGCCGGTATCGCCGACGACATGCAGAAGGGGCTGGTCGACCGCTTCCGCTCACTGCCGATGGCCCGTGGCGCGGTGCTGACCGGCCGCACCGTCGCGGACCTCGTGCAGACGGCCATCACCCTGCTCGTCCTCGCCGCGGTCGCGCTGATCGTGGGCTGGCGCACCGGCACCGCCGACCCGACGAACGTCGGCCGGATCCTCGCCGGCTTCGGCCTGCTGTTGCTGCTGGGATACGCCTTCACCTGGATCGGGGCGCTGATCGGCCTCGCCGTGCGCACACCCGAGGCGGCGACCTCGGGAGGGATCATCTGGCTGTTCCCGGTGACGTTCGTGTCGAACGCCTTCGTGGACCCCACCCAGATGACGCCCTGGCTGCGGCACGTCGCCGAGTGGAATCCCTTCAGCGCCACGGTGCAGGCCTGCCGCGAGCTGTTCGGCAGCCCGGGAGTGGTGCAGTCCGACGCCTGGCCCATGCAGCACCCGGTCTGGGCCTCGGCGCTCTGGTCCGTCCTGATCGTCGCCGTCTTCCGGACGCTGGCGGTGCGCAAGTACCGCTCGGCCGGCACCTGA
- the greA gene encoding transcription elongation factor GreA — MTQTSENVTWLTQEAYNKLKEELEYLTGPARTEISAKIAAAREEGDLRENGGYHAAKEEQGKQELRVRQLTQLLESAKVGEAPAADGAVAPGMVVTIAFDGDEDDTLSFLLASREYASSDIETYSPQSPLGSGVIGHKVGEDAQYELPNGKPAKVKILKAEPYNG; from the coding sequence GTGACCCAGACCAGCGAGAACGTCACCTGGCTGACCCAGGAGGCGTACAACAAGCTCAAGGAGGAGCTTGAATACCTTACTGGTCCTGCGCGCACCGAGATCTCTGCCAAGATCGCCGCGGCTCGCGAGGAGGGGGACCTGCGTGAGAACGGCGGGTACCACGCGGCGAAGGAGGAGCAGGGCAAGCAGGAGCTCCGCGTGCGCCAGCTGACCCAGCTGCTGGAGAGCGCCAAGGTGGGCGAGGCCCCCGCCGCCGACGGCGCGGTGGCGCCCGGCATGGTCGTCACGATCGCCTTCGACGGTGACGAGGACGACACGCTGAGCTTCCTGCTCGCCTCGCGCGAGTACGCGAGCTCGGACATCGAGACCTACTCTCCGCAGTCCCCGCTGGGCTCGGGCGTCATCGGCCACAAGGTCGGCGAGGACGCGCAGTACGAGCTGCCCAACGGCAAGCCGGCCAAGGTGAAGATCCTCAAGGCCGAGCCGTACAACGGCTGA
- a CDS encoding DUF4307 domain-containing protein has translation MSTASTRTPQGRYGRSSDEQADRTLKVVGAVLGALLLALIGWFGYHYVGQNKISGELIGFELAEDSVQVHLEVRKDAGVTGYCTLRSQSEDGDEVGRADFRFDGDDTRIDRVVTLRTKAAGTSAELLGCHPE, from the coding sequence ATGAGCACGGCGAGCACGCGGACGCCTCAGGGTCGCTACGGCCGCTCCTCGGACGAGCAGGCCGACCGCACGCTCAAGGTCGTCGGCGCCGTGCTCGGTGCCCTCCTGCTCGCGCTGATCGGCTGGTTCGGCTACCACTACGTCGGCCAGAACAAGATCAGCGGTGAGCTGATCGGTTTCGAGCTCGCCGAGGACTCGGTGCAGGTGCACCTCGAGGTCCGCAAGGACGCCGGTGTGACCGGCTACTGCACCCTGCGCTCGCAGTCGGAGGACGGCGACGAGGTGGGCCGGGCCGACTTCCGCTTCGACGGGGACGACACCCGCATCGACCGGGTCGTCACCCTGCGGACCAAGGCCGCGGGTACGTCCGCGGAGCTGCTCGGCTGCCACCCGGAGTGA
- the mca gene encoding mycothiol conjugate amidase Mca, protein MTDQLRLMAVHAHPDDESSKGAATMAKYVSEGVDVLVVTCTGGERGSILNPKLQGDAYIEENIHEVRRKEMDEAREILGVGQEWLGFVDSGLPEGDPLPPLPEGCFALEDVDKAAGELVRKIRSFRPQVITTYDENGGYPHPDHIMTHKITMVAFEGAADTGKYPEGEYGPAYQPQKVYYNQGFNRPRTEALHNALLERGLESPYEDWLKRWAEFERKERTLTTHVPCADFFETRDKALIAHATQIDPDGGWFRVPMEIQKEVWPTEEYELAKSLVETSLPEDDLFAGIRDNA, encoded by the coding sequence TTGACTGACCAGCTGCGACTGATGGCCGTCCACGCCCACCCCGACGACGAGTCGAGCAAGGGCGCGGCCACCATGGCGAAGTACGTGTCCGAAGGGGTGGACGTGCTGGTCGTGACCTGCACGGGCGGAGAGCGCGGCTCCATCCTGAACCCGAAGCTCCAGGGCGACGCGTACATCGAGGAGAACATCCACGAGGTGCGCAGGAAGGAGATGGACGAGGCCCGGGAGATCCTGGGCGTGGGGCAGGAGTGGCTCGGTTTCGTCGACTCCGGCCTGCCGGAGGGCGACCCGCTGCCCCCGCTGCCGGAGGGCTGCTTCGCCCTGGAGGACGTCGACAAGGCCGCCGGTGAACTGGTGCGGAAGATCCGCTCCTTCCGGCCCCAGGTGATCACCACCTACGACGAGAACGGCGGGTACCCGCACCCCGACCACATCATGACCCACAAGATCACGATGGTGGCGTTCGAGGGCGCGGCCGACACCGGGAAGTACCCGGAGGGCGAGTACGGACCGGCGTACCAGCCGCAGAAGGTCTACTACAACCAGGGCTTCAACCGGCCCCGCACCGAGGCGCTGCACAACGCGCTCCTGGAGCGCGGCCTGGAGTCGCCCTACGAGGACTGGCTCAAGCGCTGGGCGGAGTTCGAGCGCAAGGAGCGCACCCTCACCACGCACGTGCCCTGCGCGGACTTCTTCGAGACCCGGGACAAGGCGCTGATCGCGCACGCCACCCAGATCGACCCCGACGGCGGCTGGTTCCGGGTGCCGATGGAGATCCAGAAGGAGGTCTGGCCCACCGAGGAGTACGAGCTGGCCAAGTCCCTCGTGGAAACCTCCCTCCCCGAGGACGACCTCTTCGCGGGCATCCGGGACAATGCCTGA
- a CDS encoding tetratricopeptide repeat protein, whose translation MRDSHRAEAEGLLRRAVEEEVRRSGGRTDGNVLLSRARAALDAMAGTAGEEYDAWTHALDEAAAGQLTFRERYAREGAGTPLLVAAVAAVAAMVADVALGTGTGTAVGAGVAVGVVGAAATVVKVVGAHVPAAHHRAGAVSQPGGHEQLRLQWLTALEVRGIRPFLDQQRMLAASTGPAKTGPKLRGADKSAAARGRSALEQSFGQLPESDGAFTGRRQEMARLRQWVQAARASTETKPTVVVLHGAPGSGRTTLAVRAVHELRDYFRGACLVDLRGDGSGAGDPGAGSGAGAVEGGESPLSTRDALLHLLNRLGAPREQLLFRERSSADQQVKRLSELYHQHLTGVPVTVVLDDAWDPEQVRALIPERSDSLVLVTARRAMELPADLPARVYELPVEELDAAGAEELLGAAAEDASGPYDADASDLIRQLCGGLPLALRIAGSALGPRSPRALATDLGAYGPVEPVERALWLRYTDQSEPARRLLRRLALAGRTSLGAAAAAALLATDETEATRQLAALSRAGLIDHVRGNRYRLHDVVRAFARARLADEEEPGERTAAQERLIANYAELADSVLRLVDGNMSTRSHQFGQYGFTSLDEALRWLDDESSFITATLRHAEGVDQGTVLNLLGALCDYCLLRGDLYRLGEISELAQSVDQGLLVRSVQWRTGIAARQLGELDKARTTLASVVDLYREAHHDAGAARALCSLGITLHHQGNLTDAAAKLREALDLQAVPELATDRAWTLHALAAVQRDRARLAEALELLTESLVLHRAGESVHGQAWAHFQLGQLHLRMGDVPRAETELRAALELYGRTQDARGEAWALTQLARARLVDGDAPVAVEELRRAAARHRENEDARGKAWSFYYLGQALEETGALDQSLRALERSRTMFSRMRDVYGLACARHHSARVTRDQRAAQTGSLRNSGFARQLLVDARADFQRIGVGHGEAWTCLELAVVDAGNARTPQALALCDEAAALFAAYGDRRGEDWARFLRCTLLPYAAPGGVEIGTAVAQEELAQLARARHSARDAKLDDYVDAYRLLLERGVQLESGWQAWRLGMVPDRQAREVMGVAVPA comes from the coding sequence ATGCGGGACAGTCATCGGGCGGAGGCCGAGGGGCTGCTCAGGCGGGCCGTGGAGGAGGAGGTACGGCGCTCGGGCGGACGCACGGACGGCAACGTACTGCTCTCCAGGGCCCGTGCGGCACTGGACGCGATGGCGGGGACGGCCGGCGAGGAGTACGACGCCTGGACCCACGCCCTCGACGAGGCCGCCGCCGGGCAGCTCACCTTCCGCGAGCGCTACGCCCGTGAGGGCGCCGGCACTCCCCTGCTGGTGGCCGCCGTTGCGGCGGTCGCCGCGATGGTGGCCGACGTGGCGCTCGGCACCGGCACGGGCACCGCGGTGGGTGCGGGCGTGGCCGTGGGGGTCGTCGGCGCGGCGGCGACCGTGGTGAAGGTGGTCGGGGCCCATGTGCCGGCCGCCCACCACCGGGCCGGGGCGGTCAGCCAGCCCGGCGGGCACGAGCAGCTGCGGCTGCAGTGGCTGACCGCGCTCGAGGTGCGCGGCATCCGGCCGTTCCTGGACCAGCAGCGGATGCTCGCCGCGTCGACCGGGCCCGCGAAGACCGGGCCGAAGCTGCGGGGCGCCGACAAGAGCGCGGCCGCGCGGGGGCGCAGCGCGCTGGAGCAGTCGTTCGGGCAACTCCCGGAATCGGACGGCGCGTTCACCGGCCGCCGGCAGGAGATGGCGCGGCTGCGGCAGTGGGTGCAGGCGGCCCGCGCGAGCACGGAGACGAAGCCGACGGTGGTGGTGCTGCACGGGGCGCCGGGCAGCGGCCGTACGACGCTGGCGGTGCGGGCCGTGCACGAGCTGCGGGACTACTTCCGCGGGGCCTGCCTGGTCGACCTGCGCGGGGACGGCTCCGGGGCGGGCGATCCCGGAGCCGGTTCCGGTGCCGGTGCCGTGGAGGGCGGGGAGTCGCCGCTGAGCACCCGGGACGCACTGCTGCACCTGCTGAACCGGCTCGGGGCGCCGCGCGAGCAGTTGCTGTTCCGGGAGCGGTCCTCGGCGGACCAGCAGGTCAAACGGTTGAGCGAGCTGTACCACCAGCATCTGACCGGCGTCCCGGTCACCGTCGTCCTCGACGACGCCTGGGACCCGGAGCAGGTGCGCGCCCTGATCCCGGAGCGGTCGGACAGCCTGGTGCTGGTCACCGCGCGCCGGGCGATGGAGCTGCCCGCCGACCTTCCCGCGCGGGTGTACGAGCTGCCCGTGGAGGAGCTGGACGCGGCGGGCGCGGAAGAGCTGCTGGGCGCCGCCGCCGAGGACGCGTCGGGTCCGTACGACGCCGATGCGAGCGACCTGATCCGGCAGCTGTGCGGCGGGCTGCCGCTGGCCCTGCGGATCGCCGGATCGGCACTGGGCCCGCGCTCGCCCCGCGCGCTGGCGACCGACCTGGGCGCGTACGGTCCCGTGGAGCCGGTCGAACGGGCCCTGTGGCTGCGCTACACCGACCAGAGCGAACCGGCCCGGCGGCTGCTGCGCCGGCTGGCGCTGGCGGGCCGCACCTCGCTGGGCGCCGCGGCCGCCGCCGCGCTGCTGGCCACGGACGAGACGGAGGCCACCCGGCAGCTGGCGGCCCTGTCGCGGGCGGGCCTGATCGACCACGTCCGCGGCAACCGCTACCGCCTGCACGACGTGGTGCGCGCCTTCGCCCGCGCCCGGCTCGCCGACGAGGAGGAGCCCGGCGAGCGCACGGCCGCGCAGGAACGCCTCATCGCGAACTACGCCGAGCTGGCCGACTCCGTGCTGCGCCTGGTCGACGGCAACATGTCGACCCGCTCCCACCAGTTCGGCCAGTACGGCTTCACCTCCCTGGACGAGGCGCTGCGCTGGCTGGACGACGAGTCGAGCTTCATCACGGCCACGCTCCGACACGCGGAGGGCGTCGACCAGGGCACGGTACTGAACCTGCTGGGCGCGCTGTGCGACTACTGCCTGCTGCGCGGCGACCTCTACCGCCTCGGTGAGATCAGCGAGCTGGCGCAGTCCGTGGACCAGGGGCTGCTGGTGCGCTCGGTCCAGTGGCGCACCGGTATCGCGGCCCGGCAGCTCGGCGAGCTGGACAAGGCGCGTACGACGCTCGCCTCCGTGGTCGACCTGTACCGGGAGGCCCACCACGACGCCGGTGCGGCCCGTGCGCTGTGCTCGCTGGGGATCACCCTGCACCACCAGGGCAACCTGACCGATGCGGCGGCGAAGCTGCGGGAGGCGCTGGACCTGCAGGCCGTGCCGGAACTGGCCACCGACCGGGCGTGGACGCTGCACGCGCTGGCGGCGGTGCAGCGCGACCGGGCCCGGCTCGCGGAGGCGCTGGAACTGCTCACCGAGTCGCTCGTCCTGCACCGCGCCGGCGAGTCGGTGCACGGCCAGGCGTGGGCCCACTTCCAGCTGGGCCAGCTGCACCTGCGCATGGGCGACGTACCGCGGGCCGAGACGGAGCTGCGCGCGGCCCTGGAGCTGTACGGCCGCACCCAGGACGCCCGTGGCGAGGCCTGGGCGCTGACCCAGCTGGCACGGGCCCGGCTGGTCGACGGGGACGCGCCCGTGGCGGTGGAGGAACTGCGGCGGGCGGCGGCCCGGCACCGGGAGAACGAGGACGCGCGCGGCAAGGCGTGGAGCTTCTACTACCTGGGCCAGGCGCTGGAGGAGACGGGCGCCCTGGACCAGTCGCTCCGTGCACTGGAACGCTCCCGCACGATGTTCTCCCGCATGCGGGACGTGTACGGCCTGGCCTGCGCCCGGCACCACTCGGCGCGGGTGACCCGCGACCAGCGTGCCGCCCAGACCGGCTCGCTGCGCAACTCCGGCTTCGCCCGGCAGCTCCTGGTCGACGCGCGCGCCGACTTCCAGCGCATCGGCGTCGGGCACGGCGAGGCGTGGACCTGCCTGGAGCTGGCGGTCGTGGACGCGGGCAACGCCCGCACCCCGCAGGCGCTGGCCCTGTGCGACGAGGCGGCCGCCCTCTTCGCCGCGTACGGCGACCGGCGGGGCGAGGACTGGGCCCGCTTCCTGCGCTGCACCCTGCTGCCGTACGCCGCACCCGGCGGGGTGGAGATCGGCACGGCGGTGGCGCAGGAGGAGCTGGCCCAGCTGGCCCGCGCCCGGCACTCCGCCCGCGACGCCAAGCTGGACGACTACGTGGACGCCTACCGGCTGCTCCTGGAACGCGGCGTCCAGCTCGAGTCGGGCTGGCAGGCCTGGCGGCTGGGCATGGTCCCGGACCGCCAGGCCAGGGAGGTGATGGGGGTGGCGGTCCCGGCGTAG